The genomic region TAACGAACTTTATAATCTAATACAAGATCCTGCAGAACAAAATAACATAGCTGCTGATGAAAAAGACCGAGTACAGGATTTGGAGAAAGAGCTTATGTCTTATCTAGAAAGCGTTAATGCCAATATGCCGACTAAAGAACCTCAATTTGATGAAGAACTCGCCAAAGAAATCCATAAAAATAGAAAGGAAAAGTTGATGCCTAGATTGGAGAAAGAGCGTTTGGAGTTATTATCAAAAGATTATAGTCCAAATCCTACTTGGTGGGACAGTAAGTTAACTGGGGATTAACTCAAAACTAATAAAAAAACCTCTGCAAAACTTATATTTTGCAGAGGCTAAAAGTACTCGAGGTGGTAGTTCGAGTATATTTAAAAGTTCAATTCTAATGTGGCTTTCAAACCATGTTTTTTGGAGTGCGCCCGAATTAACTATTTTAACTATTTTTTAACTTTGCACTCCCTAGAATTTGGGTGGGAGTGCTGTCATTTACTTGTTTTTAAAGGTTTACTTTTAGTTAGGATTTGCAGCTATATTTATTATTTGCAAATTTGGAGAGTTGCGAATTGCTTTCAGTTCTGTAATTTTATAGAGGATTCACAGGAGTAAGCATAACGAAAGATTTAAGATATGTGTTGTGAATTGCTTTCAGTTCTGTAATTTTATAGAGGATTCACAGGTTAACTACAAAAACAGATAACGTTACTTTAGTTGTGAATTGCTTTCAGTTCTGTAATTTTATAGAGGATTCACAGGTTACGCCTAATTGCGCAGGCTGTGTTTTTAGTTGTGAATTGCTTTCAGTTCTGTAATTTTATAGAGGATTCACAGGATAAAAGAAAGATTCCCTTAGCTCATGCTCGTTGTGAATTGCTTTCAGTTCTGTAATTTTATAGAGGATTCACAGGTTACGCCTAATTGCGCAGGCTGTGTTTTTAGTTGTGAATTGCTTTCAGTTCTGTAATTTTATAGAGGATTCACAGGCCGTTCTACTTCACAATGTATAGTTGAACTGTTGTGAATTGCTTTCAGTTCTGTAATTTTATAGAGGATTCACAGGCTGAAATGAATGATGATGGAACAGGAACCAGTTGTGAATTGCTTTCAGTTCTGTAATTTTATAGAGGATTCACAGGTGAACTTAGTAAACAAAACAATACTAAGTCGTTGTGAATTGCTTTCAGTTCTGTAATTTTATAGAGGATTCACAGGTATTTCCTTTGGAACTGAACGCCCTTCATTGTTGTGAATTGCTTTCAGTTCTGTAATTTTATAGAGGATTCACAGGTTTCTGCTTATTCACGTTTTTATCTCGTTCGTTGTGAATTGCTTTCAGTTCTGTAATTTTATAGAGGATTCACAGGATCTCGAAGGTAAATCTGGTTTTCTGTTTAGTTGTGAATTGCTTTCAGTTCTGTAATTTTATAGAGGATTCACAGGAAGAAATTAATACTAAAGCAAGAACTTGACGTTGTGAATTGCTTTCAGTTCTGTAATTTTATAGAGGATTCACAGGTACAACATCACCGTTACCTGCAATTATTATGTTGTGAATTGCTTTCAGTTCTGTAATTTTATAGAGGATTCACAGGTTTGGTTGGTAAGGGAGCGTAACCGTTTGGGTTGTGAATTGCTTTCAGTTCTGTAATTTTATAGAGGATTCACAGGAACGACGACAAAGTACGTGTTACCTTTATCGTTGTGAATTGCTTTCAGTTCTGTAATTTTATAGAGGATTCACAGGATCGAGTTGTTAAGTAATGCTTAATAACTGGTTGTGAATTGCTTTCAGTTCTGTAATTTTATAGAGGATTCACAGGTCCGGTCTGGATTTCTATCCCCCACATTCTGTTGTGAATTGCTTTCAGTTCTGTAATTTTATAGAGGATTCACAGGATACCATCAACAAAGTATTTCGAGGATTATGTTGTGAATTGCTTTCAGTTCTGTAATTTTATAGAGGATTCACAGGAGAAACGATAGTCTTAATATGCTATGTACTGTTGTGAATTGCTTTCAGTTCTGTAATTTTATAGAGGATTCACAGGGTCATGGCGGAAATGTAGCTTCCGAACTTGGTTGTGAATTGCTTTCAGTTCTGTAATTTTATAGAGGATTCACAGGGGAATTACATTCTTTACAAGAGTCTACCAGTTGTGAATTGCTTTCAGTTCTGTAATTTTATAGAGGATTCACAGGGGCATAAAGATTTTCAAGCTGGACACTATTGTTGTGAATTGCTTTCAGTTCTGTAATTTTATAGAGGATTCACAGGATCAGCTATCAAAAGGAGTTGATAGTAAAAGTTGTGAATTGCTTTCAGTTCTGTAATTTTATAGAGGATTCACAGGCATAATTAAAACATACACAAGACATTATGAGTTGTGAATTGCTTTCAGTTCTGTAATTTTATAGAGGATTCACAGGGAGCCAACCTATACAAATTTGGAACATTCCGTTGTGAATTGCTTTCAGTTCTGTAATTTTATAGAGGATTCACAGGGGCATAAAGATTTTCAAGCTGGACACTATTGTTGTGAATTGCTTTCAGTTCTGTAATTTTATAGAGGATTCACAGGATCAGCTATCAAAAGGAGTTGATAGTAAAAGTTGTGAATTGCTTTCAGTTCTGTAATTTTATAGAGGATTCACAGGCATAATTAAAACATACACAAGACATTATGAGTTGTGAATTGCTTTCAGTTCTGTAATTTTATAGAGGATTCACAGGGAGCCAACCTATACAAATTTGGAACATTCCGTTGTGAATTGCTTTCAGTTCTGTAATTTTATAGAGGATTCACAGGAGATGAAGACTATTATAAAATATTATACCAGTTGTGAATTGCTTTCAGTTCTGTAATTTTATAGAGGATTCACAGGTAGGCAGTATAAAAGTTGAAAATCTACCAGGTTGTGAATTGCTTTCAGTTCTGTAATTTTATAGAGGATTCACAGGCCAGTACTGCTCCTCCTTAGGCAAATCACTGTTGTGAATTGCTTTCAGTTCTGTAATTTTATAGAGGATTCACAGGTAAATTACCCTGTATGCTTGTTTGTGTGCTGTTGTGAATTGCTTTCAGTTCTGTAATTTTATAGAGGATTCACAGGAAAATACTGAATTAGTTACAAGAAAAGAGTGTTGTGAATTGCTTTCAGTTCTGTAATTTTATAGAGGATTCACAGGCGAAGAAAGGTTATTTTGTTGATTTTGTTGTTGTGAATTGCTTTCAGTTCTGTAATTTTATAGAGGATTCACAGGATACGATGGCCTTACTGTTGGAGCATATTAGTTGTGAATTGCTTTCAGTTCTGTAATTTTATAGAGGATTCACAGGTTTTCTTTCCGAAGTATCCATCGCATACAGTTGTGAATTGCTTTCAGTTCTGTAATTTTATAGAGGATTCACAGGAAAAGTGTTATCTACTTGTGTCCTGGAGTGTTGTGAATTGCTTTCAGTTCTGTAATTTTATAGAGGATTCACAGGATACTTTCCGTAAATGGCTGGTATCCTGTTTTTTATGTGTTTGGCCAGAATTAAAAAACAAAGCTAAAAAATAGAGAGCGTAATAAGCTAGGAACCAGTTTTTTAATTTAAAAAAGTTCCAATTGTTGGTTAGGAGGTTCGGGTTCTATTTCTTTTTGACCGTGAAAAAGTTCCATCATGCCAAATTGTTTGTCGGTTATTTGCATAATACATACTTTTCCCTTCTTGGGCAGGGCATTTTTGGTACGTTTTATATGTACAGCCGCATTTTCCCTACTGGCACAAAAACGCATATAGATACTGAACTGGAACATGGCAAAACCATCGTTCAGCAAATTCTTGCGAAAACGCGAGGCTACTTTCCGTTCGGTGATGGTTTCTGTTGGCAAGTCAAAAAATACCAGTACCCACATGCTTCTGTATTGATTTAATCGTGAAAATCTGTTATCATCCATTCCTTCAAATTTTCAGTCAGATAGGTTTAAATTTCACCTTTATAAGTTCATAGAATGCTTTATTGCTATCAGGTCGATCCTGTCTTTGTCGCCCAGACAGAGTCTAGGTCAGCTCGATTCGTATTATCCAAATTCAGGATACAGAATTTTTCTACTGCCCCCGTAAAAACATTCGTATAAACTATTGGTAGTTCGGCTCATGGCCACCATTAGCGGGCTCTGTTTTCCGTCGATAACCACATCCATAGCAGGAATTACCAACAATTCTGTTTTGATATTGGTTGTAAGCACTTCTAAATTACAACCGGTTTCCACAATTTCATATACCAGGCTGTCCACAAAAGGTCGGTAAGGTTCCATAACATCGTCTGCCAAGCAAAAGGCATTGTATTTGTTGGAGTGGAAAATCCCTACCGAAGGCAATAGCCCACTGCTTACCAATGCGCGGGCAGCTACAGCCCTTAAAATAGCATAGCCATAATTCAGTAAATTGTTGGGAGGGATGCCTTTTTGGTTTCGGCTAAATCCATCTATATCAGCAAACAAGCTTTGAAAATAATGTGCTGCTGCTACGGCTTCTAAGTTTCCTATGTCCCCGCTCTTAACTTCTTTTGCCCATCGCTTCAATTTAAGGGCATTTTTCGAGACCAGTAATAAATGGTTGGCTTGGTTTTCTATTTTAGCGGTTACCGTTTGTTGCCATAATTGTTTTTTAAGGGGAACACTGGCATTAATTTGATGGCGGAAACGTTCGGTTTGTTCGCTATGTCCTACAAGCGGTTGTAAAAAAGAGCAGGGGAGGTGCTGTTGGTCGCAGGTAATCACTGCTGTTTTGTTTTGTGCTAGTTTCATCAACAAGCCATTGGTAACGGTTATTTGCGGATTTTCGAGCACTACATACCCCAAATCCTCAATAGGAATGGTCGCTTCCTTTTTATCGGCATCAGGAAAATTGACTACCAATTGCTCGTTACGGGTACTTAAATAAGCAGGATTGCCGAAAAATAGGGTGCGTTTAATCATTTTTGTACCTTTGAAATATTTCCTAATCGATCAATTTTGAGTTTATAACAAACCTCTTTTATTCTAATTGGATTCGTAATTTCTGTAGTAATTTCTAATTTGTTTAAACTACCAAGTTCACCTATTTTGCTTTTTGAATCATAGTTTTTTATTAACGAAGCAATATTCATTTTAGTAAAATGACACTCAGTCCCCGTGCTGCTTACCATTTTATAAATTCGATTGGCTTGATCCAAGGTTAAATTTTTAAAATCGATTAAAGTTGGATTATTTAGCTCTTCTTCTGTTGGGATATATACCAAATCATTTGGAGATAGAGTAAATAAAAATTCACCTTTTTCTGGATTAGGTTGTATGGCAGTCCGTTGGTTTTTTGGTAAATGTGCTACTTGTTTTTGATGTGCAATGACTTCATTCAAGGGAATGGTCTCATAGTTTCGTTTTTGCTTTTTCTCATCCCAATAAATGGCAAAAAAGAGATTAGTCCCTTTTGCAGCTTCAACATATTTAGTGTTTTTATTTCCTATTTCACCAACTTGAAATTTACTTCCTATTTCAAAAAATTTTACCTTACGAATAGGTTGATGTTTTTTACAATTGTTTAAGTAGATTATGGCCTTATTTAAATCCTCTATTCCTTCTTCATTAAAAGCGGCTTCAAAGTTTATTTTTCCCTTTTCGTCTTTATAATTCTTTAAATGATTTGAAAGGATGACATCTCTTATTTGTTTATCGGTTATTTTAGCCAAATGCTTCTCGTTTTTTATTCCAGATAGCGAACTTCTAACCGCAGTTGCGATTTTACCTTTTGGAGTTTTGAGATTATACAACCCCGAGATTGTTTCCTTGTGTAAAGACTTTCTTATCGCCCAATTATCGCCAGCGGTTTGTTTGCGCAGCTTCTTCTTTGGTTTACCGTCTTTACCGATATTTAGGTTACCCTTTTCATCTTTATATGACCAAAACTTGTTATTGGCTTTATTAATTACGCGTAAATTTTGCTTAAAACTTACCACAATAGTTTCAAGCTGTACTTTGGCTTCAGTTGGGAGGTTTTCCCATGGCATTTGAAAGATTTTGGTGTAATGATTTTGATCATTTTTAATCAATAATTTATCACGTAAGGCGTAGTTTTTATTTTCAGCATTTAAGGCACTCAAATACTGAATGTGACTGCGTGTGCAACAAGCAACCACTAGGGCATCTAAGGCATGATGACGATGATCTATTCGTTTTTTATTAAACCCTTTTATTAATTCATTGGGAACGGTTGGAATTATTTTTCCATTCGTGTTAGTTGTGGTGAAATCATTTGTTTGAGTTAACTGGTTTAACCTTTCGAAGCGAGGTAAAATGAGTTCGTTCCATTTATCATTAAGTCCCCAATCATTTTTAAGTTTTGTCGTTATTGAACCTGTAACAGGAATCAAATTTTTAGACGTTGCTTCTTGCTCGCCTTCTTTTCGTACAATATTACTCAATAATCCTTTAATTAACTTGCTGATATACCGACTATCATTTAATTGCCTATTTATAAATCCTTCTGGGATATCTTCACTTAAAAGATTGATTAGTTTTGCTTTATTAGTTTTGAAATATTGATTTACATGGGCTTCATATTCTTCTAATGAAAGTAGTTTGTGCCCATGAATTACTGATCCTCTTTTCTCTTTAAGGTATTCGTAAGCAGTTTTGTTGTCCTTGTCTTCATTAATTGCACTTTCACAGATAATTTTATTACTTAGTGAATTGTCAAAATACCGAGATTGTGGAATAATATGCTCTATTTGATATTCATGAGTAAATAATTTTGACAACGGAATAGGTTTTCCTGTATATGGTGAAATATAGCCTTGTTCTAGCCACAAACGATAACGCTGTACTTCTTTTTGAGTTGGACTGTTACTACGTCTAATTTTTGCTACTTCATCTTCACTTACTTTTGTATAATCTGCTTTTGGGTTTTGATAGATACCATCTTCGTATATTTTTAATAAATCTTGGTGACTGGGAGAATAATCACGAATCTCACCTTTAATTGAAGAATCATTCATTAAATCTTTTAGAACTTCTCTTATACGATGATTGGTGTTTTCGTTTTCGATATTTCTATCTGCTATTTTTTTTCGTTTATCAGCTGGGTTTTTCATTTCTCGACCTAACTCTACATGAATTTCGTTAAAGAAGTCAGGTTCGCCATCTCCATAATGTTTCCAAATATCTATTACAACACGAAGGGTTTCAGTAACTACTTGTTCAACAATAGGGTTTCGTAATGAATGCTGTTTAAATTTTTTTATATAGGTGTCGATGTCTTTTGGAGTTCTCCAATGTTGAATATCACTTACTTCAGAATGCTTGCCATAAACCAAATAAGTCGCTTGATAAGTGTTTAAACCACTTAGAGGATTTTTGTTTTTTAACGGAACAAAACTTTTTATAAGCTGTTTGTTAACATCATCATCACTAACATTTGCTAGGGTTAATGCTAGTTCTCTATCCTTATAATCTTCTTTTAAATTCAGTGCATTAACACGTGCCATTATATCAGTAACACGCTGTTTGATATTCTCTGAAATGTCATTTTCATTCCAATATTTCCCTCTACGCATTAAAGGCAATAATTTACTTAATGCTTTTTTAGAATAGCTGCCATAATCGCTTTTAAAAGGTGGGAACTTGATAAAATTGGCTAGAAATGATTCTTCGTCTACATCATGTTTGTTTGCAAACTTCTTTAAGGCAGATTTATACTCATTAAGATCTGAGACCGAATAGATAATATGCCATAATTGTTCTTCCCTACTTATTAATTTTCCTGTTTGATTTTTACCAACTAAGGTTTTTTCGGTTAAAAATAGTTCTGGAGAATTTATATCTTCAACTCGTTTCAATCGGTTAATAAATTGAACTTTGGTTTCAGCAAGTGGATATGGTTTATCTGTCTCATAATTCCATCTATACTTAGTTTTGTCCTTTTTATCTATTGATTTTTGTTTGATGAAGTAATCTATAATGTGTTTTTGCTCAATTGTTTGCTTAGTATTTAAAAAGTTAAACAGAGCTTCCCAGTCTTTTTCTGTTTTTAAAAAATGAGAAGTAACATCTTGCATTTTTCCGTTTTCAATCTGTTCTTCATTGTAAATACGTAAGTTTTGTAACCATTGCCATATTCTAAATTCTTGAAATAAAGGATGACTTTTTGGAATTGCTTTTACAGGCTTCTTAATAACCTGTATTATACCTTTTTCATTCTCCTTTTTATAACTCCGATATTCAAACTGGCAATCAGAAATATTCGACTTTTGACTTCTCAACGGGCGCTGATAAAAGATAATATCTTCTGTGAATAAATATTCAAACCCTTTGTTTTTTATAATGTTTTGATGCGCTTCATTTCTAGGGTATAACTCTTCAATACAACTTTTATAAAGTTCACTGGTAAAAAAATCAGGTTGTAGTTCTATCTGTTTAGATAATATCTTTCTAAATTCTTCTTTATAAAATTTTCTTTCAATTGTTTTTACGAGTTTGCCTCTAATTTTTTGAGTTGGATTTTTCAATAAGGTCTCATAAATATAAGTTCCAACTGTTTTATTTGATTCCTCAATATCTTGCTCGGTTTTTGCTTTAATAGCAATCCAATCTTTCTCAGAATCAATAGCTTTATAAGTTCTTTTTATTTCCCCGCTTTTTAACGCTTTTGTAGTTACGATAAACTCTTTGGTTCTATTAATCCATTCTTCCGTTTTTATAATTTGTTTGTCATATTTCCAACCGTTTTCAAAAAATACATCAAATAGTGTTTTTCCTTTTATATTTTCACCTGAGTCAATAATTTCTTTTACTTTTAGCTGAACAAATTGTTTGTCTTTATCTTCGTCGGTTTCTTCACCTCGCAATTGATAATAACCTCGCTTTTGGTTAAAGTTTAAAATTACCCATGCTAATTCTTGTTTTGAGATAGGTTGTGAAAGTGCTTTTTTGCGTAAGTAATATAGTGCCCAATCATATGGGATTTTTGTTTCTATACCATTTTTCTTTTCATAAAATAAATTAGGATGCTCTTTTTTAAACTCTTCAAGCATTTCTTTATAAGACTCTTTAAAAATAAATTCATATTTGTTAGCGCTATTGAGTTTATAGTTTAGCTTTATTTCTTTTCCCGATTTAAATTGCCCTAGACGCTTTTCAAAATCAATGCCTCTAGCATAGTGGGGTGGTAAAAAATCTAGTATATTTAATACTCTATGTAGGCGTTCCCTTCTTAAATTTTTTCTTTGATACAAACGTCTTACTCCTCTGTAGCCCGTTCTTTCAGCAGTTTGAGAATGGGATAGCCCTGCATCAAATTTTCCCAGAATATCTGCGCTCATAGGGATTATACGAACTCCTAAACCATCTATTGAGCCTTCTTTTTTATTAAAATCTTGTTTAACCAAAGCCCAGCCAATACTGTTGGTGCCTAAATCCAATCCAAGAACTTTTTTCATAATAGTAGTGTTTAGGATACTAAATATACAAGAAAATAGTTTATGTTAATTATGGAAATCCGTAATATGCTTTATAGAAAGTTTTGTATATTCGAAGTCTGAAAGCAATTCACAATAAGGATTATTCCGTTGTGAAAACATTTAGCGCCTCGACTATCTTCGGGGCATTTTTTTGTTAAAGCCTTAAGTATGCTAGATTTTTATAAAAGAAATCGAGCTTATCATGTTGTTCTTATTTTAGAATTCTCAGGTCTGGGATGAAAAAAGTAATTCTTTATAATTTCAATTTATAAAAAGAGGAAAAATCATCTTTTTATCTAAAACAAATAGTAATTAAAAGATATCCTGATTATTTTTTTCTTTCTTTTTCAAAACTCCAATTAAAATTGCAATTCCGTAAGGTTTTATGAGAAATGACGCTGGTGTTTGACCGTTTAAATCTGAAGATTTGGATTCTAACCATAAATGAAACTTAGTTTTGTCCCCAAAAACTTTATACCCGTATAGATAGAGTTCTTTAAGTTCTTTGTTCATTTTCAAAGATTTAGATTTGGGTTATTAAATTTCTCGAATTTGTAAAGTTTTCATTTTTGCATGGCAGCTCTTTTATTTTAGGACTGCGGCAATTTCAAATTTTTACAAACTTCCTTTAATAAATCGCCAGGGTCAACATCAATAGCTAAGGCTATCAAATATAACTCATCTGCTCTTAGCTTTGTCGATTCATTTAAGCTTAGTTGTGATAGCCTCGCTTGACTTATTCCTGTTCTCTTAGATACCATAGCTCTATTTACAGACTTCTTTATAAGATATATGCCTAAAGGGGTCATTTTATTTAGATTTTTCACATATAAATGTATTAAAGATTAATATTTCTTTAGAATTTCTATATTTTTATTTTGATTTTTGATAGATTATTAATAGGTTTGTTTAGATTTTCTATAGAAATAAACAGTAAATCTAATGACGAATTATTATGCAAAATTTAAATAATCTTCAAGATCGACATGTTATTGGTAAACTAACGTCAATATTAGATGTAGAATTTATATATGAAACAAAAGATTTTACCGAGTTTTTATTCATTATCATTCTCAAAGGCAATTGCTCTTCATTGACCCAAGAGTTGTCCTCAATGGTCGCTAAAATTTTCCAAGAGAAAACGGACTTTCTCTACCGGATATTCCCTTTTGAATATGCCCGGCAACAATTAGCTGAAGAGAACCTATTCTTTATTTATGGGTGTAGCCCTGCAAACTTGATCTATATTAGTCCCAATGTTGAAAATCAGCTTATCGATAGAGCCATAGATGTGAATACTTTTAACAGGATTGAAAGTGTTTTTAAAAAAGAACACAATAAAATAAACGCGTTCCTGGAAGGTGCTATTTTCTTTATTGAAAAAGGGAATCTTCCCCAGGCGGCTTTTATGCTCCATCAATATATAGAACTCTGGTTCCGCTACACTGGGCAGTTTGTCATGGGCAAGGAACGCAAAAGCCATAGTATAAAAGAACTGCAAAACTATTTAAAAGCCTTTGTACCGGGACTTGGCAATCTTTTCAATACAGAAATAGAAGAGGAACAGAATCTATTGAGACTGTTGGATGAGGCGTATATAGCCACACGTTATCATAACAACTATCACATTAATGAAGAACAAATACAAAAGATACTTGAAAAAGCAAATGAAGCATATGCCCATGTGGAGACGATGTTTAAACTTAAAATGAAAGTCTGCAGAGATAAACTTTCTGAAACCCAGGAACCAAAATTGGAACCAAGCATAAAAACTCCAATAGCGCCTTTGGTGGATTACCAAGAAATCAGGGATAAGATACGGGACCTTGCAAAAAGAAAACTATACGAGATAAAACCGGGTTCCAAAAAATTCTACTACAAAGCGAACTTTAAAGTCGGCGGCCTTGCTGATATCCTTTATGATATAGCCGGAATTATGAAGGTGTACATTATAGCTCTGGAACACGCCGATAGCAGTTATGGAAGGTTAATCCCTCAGCCCCATGTCAACATCCAAACTGCCCTGGAGCATATTTTACAATTGCTGCCATTTGAGGAGTTAGAGTGTTTGGAAGAAATTATCGAAGAATATATTATGCCTTATGAAAACAAAGAAAAGGAAACCGTTGAAAACCCTGCAAGAGCTTAAAGAGCTTGTAGCAAATACAAAAGGGAGGTTGGGAAAAACCGACCAGTTTTGGGATGGCGAACCCTTGCAAAAAGCCGAAATCCGCATGTGCAATTATTATGAACTGATGCTGAAAATTGAATCCCTGATCAAAGTATGTGCATTCACCTTGGATGGGGAAGGTACCTATTTTACATCCTCTCTTTTTAGCCAATATACAGACGCCAATACAAAAGACCGAAATGCTACTGTCTGCATTGTTCTGGAATTAATACTCACTATGTTGCCCAAAAGTGAAATGGTGTGCTATGATAAAATTTTAGAAATGCTCTCAGAAGTTAATAATGATAAAAAGGATCAATCTAAAACCTAAAGTGATGAACCCAAACGAAAAAAAACTGATCAACAATTTAAAACAACATGCAAAGGATCATCATCCCACTTTAAGGCCACATTCTTTTTATGAGGATAAATTTGAAGTGAGCCTGTTTTATGTAGAAGACCATGCAGAACTATTGCTTACTGTCCGTGCATTGGTGCACCTAGCTATGAGGACCATTGACCCTGAATTGAGTCTGGATACTATCTCCGAAAGAAATGAAAAATACTATGTCCGCCATTTGCTTGCCATTGCCAACCGTTTAATGCCAAAGGGGGAGGAAGCCCTTATGGATCACCTCAATCTTTATTATAGGGAAGAGGGGTTGGGGATAAAAAGGGGTAAGGATCAAAAGTAAAAGGACAAATAGAAAA from Galbibacter sp. BG1 harbors:
- the cas1 gene encoding type II CRISPR-associated endonuclease Cas1 — protein: MIKRTLFFGNPAYLSTRNEQLVVNFPDADKKEATIPIEDLGYVVLENPQITVTNGLLMKLAQNKTAVITCDQQHLPCSFLQPLVGHSEQTERFRHQINASVPLKKQLWQQTVTAKIENQANHLLLVSKNALKLKRWAKEVKSGDIGNLEAVAAAHYFQSLFADIDGFSRNQKGIPPNNLLNYGYAILRAVAARALVSSGLLPSVGIFHSNKYNAFCLADDVMEPYRPFVDSLVYEIVETGCNLEVLTTNIKTELLVIPAMDVVIDGKQSPLMVAMSRTTNSLYECFYGGSRKILYPEFG
- a CDS encoding HEPN domain-containing protein, which codes for MQNLNNLQDRHVIGKLTSILDVEFIYETKDFTEFLFIIILKGNCSSLTQELSSMVAKIFQEKTDFLYRIFPFEYARQQLAEENLFFIYGCSPANLIYISPNVENQLIDRAIDVNTFNRIESVFKKEHNKINAFLEGAIFFIEKGNLPQAAFMLHQYIELWFRYTGQFVMGKERKSHSIKELQNYLKAFVPGLGNLFNTEIEEEQNLLRLLDEAYIATRYHNNYHINEEQIQKILEKANEAYAHVETMFKLKMKVCRDKLSETQEPKLEPSIKTPIAPLVDYQEIRDKIRDLAKRKLYEIKPGSKKFYYKANFKVGGLADILYDIAGIMKVYIIALEHADSSYGRLIPQPHVNIQTALEHILQLLPFEELECLEEIIEEYIMPYENKEKETVENPARA
- the cas9 gene encoding type II CRISPR RNA-guided endonuclease Cas9 (Cas9, originally named Csn1, is the large, multifunctional signature protein of type II CRISPR/Cas systems. It is well known even to general audiences because its RNA-guided endonuclease activity has made it a popular tool for custom editing of eukaryotic genomes.) gives rise to the protein MKKVLGLDLGTNSIGWALVKQDFNKKEGSIDGLGVRIIPMSADILGKFDAGLSHSQTAERTGYRGVRRLYQRKNLRRERLHRVLNILDFLPPHYARGIDFEKRLGQFKSGKEIKLNYKLNSANKYEFIFKESYKEMLEEFKKEHPNLFYEKKNGIETKIPYDWALYYLRKKALSQPISKQELAWVILNFNQKRGYYQLRGEETDEDKDKQFVQLKVKEIIDSGENIKGKTLFDVFFENGWKYDKQIIKTEEWINRTKEFIVTTKALKSGEIKRTYKAIDSEKDWIAIKAKTEQDIEESNKTVGTYIYETLLKNPTQKIRGKLVKTIERKFYKEEFRKILSKQIELQPDFFTSELYKSCIEELYPRNEAHQNIIKNKGFEYLFTEDIIFYQRPLRSQKSNISDCQFEYRSYKKENEKGIIQVIKKPVKAIPKSHPLFQEFRIWQWLQNLRIYNEEQIENGKMQDVTSHFLKTEKDWEALFNFLNTKQTIEQKHIIDYFIKQKSIDKKDKTKYRWNYETDKPYPLAETKVQFINRLKRVEDINSPELFLTEKTLVGKNQTGKLISREEQLWHIIYSVSDLNEYKSALKKFANKHDVDEESFLANFIKFPPFKSDYGSYSKKALSKLLPLMRRGKYWNENDISENIKQRVTDIMARVNALNLKEDYKDRELALTLANVSDDDVNKQLIKSFVPLKNKNPLSGLNTYQATYLVYGKHSEVSDIQHWRTPKDIDTYIKKFKQHSLRNPIVEQVVTETLRVVIDIWKHYGDGEPDFFNEIHVELGREMKNPADKRKKIADRNIENENTNHRIREVLKDLMNDSSIKGEIRDYSPSHQDLLKIYEDGIYQNPKADYTKVSEDEVAKIRRSNSPTQKEVQRYRLWLEQGYISPYTGKPIPLSKLFTHEYQIEHIIPQSRYFDNSLSNKIICESAINEDKDNKTAYEYLKEKRGSVIHGHKLLSLEEYEAHVNQYFKTNKAKLINLLSEDIPEGFINRQLNDSRYISKLIKGLLSNIVRKEGEQEATSKNLIPVTGSITTKLKNDWGLNDKWNELILPRFERLNQLTQTNDFTTTNTNGKIIPTVPNELIKGFNKKRIDHRHHALDALVVACCTRSHIQYLSALNAENKNYALRDKLLIKNDQNHYTKIFQMPWENLPTEAKVQLETIVVSFKQNLRVINKANNKFWSYKDEKGNLNIGKDGKPKKKLRKQTAGDNWAIRKSLHKETISGLYNLKTPKGKIATAVRSSLSGIKNEKHLAKITDKQIRDVILSNHLKNYKDEKGKINFEAAFNEEGIEDLNKAIIYLNNCKKHQPIRKVKFFEIGSKFQVGEIGNKNTKYVEAAKGTNLFFAIYWDEKKQKRNYETIPLNEVIAHQKQVAHLPKNQRTAIQPNPEKGEFLFTLSPNDLVYIPTEEELNNPTLIDFKNLTLDQANRIYKMVSSTGTECHFTKMNIASLIKNYDSKSKIGELGSLNKLEITTEITNPIRIKEVCYKLKIDRLGNISKVQK
- a CDS encoding helix-turn-helix domain-containing protein; translation: MKNLNKMTPLGIYLIKKSVNRAMVSKRTGISQARLSQLSLNESTKLRADELYLIALAIDVDPGDLLKEVCKNLKLPQS
- the cas2 gene encoding CRISPR-associated endonuclease Cas2, which translates into the protein MDDNRFSRLNQYRSMWVLVFFDLPTETITERKVASRFRKNLLNDGFAMFQFSIYMRFCASRENAAVHIKRTKNALPKKGKVCIMQITDKQFGMMELFHGQKEIEPEPPNQQLELF
- a CDS encoding antitoxin Xre/MbcA/ParS toxin-binding domain-containing protein, whose translation is MNKELKELYLYGYKVFGDKTKFHLWLESKSSDLNGQTPASFLIKPYGIAILIGVLKKKEKNNQDIF